The following coding sequences lie in one Apium graveolens cultivar Ventura chromosome 1, ASM990537v1, whole genome shotgun sequence genomic window:
- the LOC141705527 gene encoding uncharacterized protein LOC141705527, with translation MISRGPTVAGTTRNSRKAYTREVMSIVGEPSKHYKSEIMLEFGDPGPEVWKFPQDDPLVITPIIRNYPVMRVLVDNGASVDILFYYIFIRMGYNDSQLTPSNAPIYGFNHVECKVEGAIQLPVTIWEEPREATQMLNFQVVKTASTYNAIMGITGIHAFKAVPSTYHMVLKFPTRNGVGEARVDQKMAHSCYIVALRPNRTEGQVLPIEDMDVRENDEL, from the coding sequence ATGATCTCAAGAGGACCTACAGTAGCTGGTACTACAAGGAACTCCCGAAAAGCTTATACAAGAGAAGTAATGAGCATAGTTGGAGAACCATCTAAGCATTATAAGTCAGAGATAATGCTTGAATTTGGTGACCCAGGCCCTGAAGTTTGGAAATTTCCTCAGGATGATCCTCTGGTTATCACTCCGATTATTAGAAATTATCCTGTTATGAGGGTCCTAGTGGATAATGGAGCTTCCGTGGACATTCTGTTTTACTACATATTCATAAGGATGGGCtacaatgattctcaactaactcCATCTAACGCACCCATCTACGGGTTTAACCATGTGGAATGCAAAGTCGAAGGAGCAATACAACTTCCCGTAACTATCTGGGAAGAGCCCAGGGAGGCCACACAAATGTTAAACTTTCAGGTTGTTAAGACAGCCTCTAcctacaatgctatcatgggtaTAACAGGGATCCATGCTTTTAAGGCTGTTCCCTCAACCTACCATATGGTACTGAAGTTCCCAACTAGGAATGGTGTTGGAGAAGCAAGAGTAGATCAGAAAATGGCCCACAGTTGCTATATTGTAGCACTTAGGCCCAATAGAACCGAGGGGCAGGTCCTccccatagaagacatggatgtccgAGAGAATGACGAACTATGA